The proteins below come from a single Leifsonia sp. 1010 genomic window:
- a CDS encoding NAD-dependent succinate-semialdehyde dehydrogenase — protein sequence MSYAVTNPATGETVKTFDTISDADLEAAITSADNAFRTWSRSTTGQERAALIRRVGELHVERRQELAEIIVREMGKPVEQALAEVDFAGAIYEYYADHADEFLKDEPIQLLDGDGSAVVRRSPLGVLLGIMPWNFPYYQVARFAGPNLVIGNTILLKHAEQCPESAAAIQQIFLDAGFPEGAYVNIYASHPQIETVIADPRVQGVSLTGSERAGAKVAEIAGRNLKKVVLELGGSDPFILLSTDDLDAAVQNAVDARLDNSGQSCNAAKRFVVIDELYEPFLEKFTAKLSEVEASDPTSEDSALGPLSSLKAAENLDEQVKRAVDNGAKLVRGGGRNGAFFETTVLTDVTPDNPASKEEFFGPVAQVYRAKDEDDAVRIANDTPFGLGSYLYTTDKEQASRVADRIEAGMVFVNVVLADGAELPFGGVKRSGSGRELGRFGADEFVNKKLIRVGNDW from the coding sequence ATGAGCTACGCCGTGACCAATCCCGCCACCGGCGAGACGGTCAAGACCTTCGACACCATCAGCGACGCCGACCTGGAGGCGGCGATCACGTCCGCCGACAACGCCTTCCGCACCTGGTCGCGGTCGACGACCGGGCAGGAGCGTGCCGCACTGATCCGCCGTGTCGGTGAACTCCACGTGGAGCGCCGGCAGGAGCTCGCCGAGATCATCGTGCGAGAGATGGGCAAGCCGGTCGAGCAGGCGCTCGCCGAGGTCGACTTCGCCGGCGCGATCTACGAGTACTACGCCGACCACGCGGACGAGTTCCTCAAGGACGAGCCGATCCAGTTGCTCGACGGCGACGGCTCGGCCGTCGTCCGGCGCTCGCCGCTCGGTGTGCTCCTCGGAATCATGCCGTGGAACTTCCCGTACTACCAGGTGGCGCGGTTCGCCGGACCGAACCTCGTCATCGGAAACACCATCCTGCTGAAGCACGCCGAGCAGTGCCCGGAGTCGGCCGCCGCGATCCAGCAGATCTTCCTCGACGCGGGCTTCCCCGAGGGTGCGTACGTCAACATCTACGCCAGCCACCCGCAGATCGAGACCGTGATCGCCGACCCGCGCGTGCAGGGCGTCTCGCTCACCGGCTCCGAGCGGGCCGGCGCGAAGGTCGCCGAGATCGCCGGCCGCAACCTGAAGAAGGTCGTGCTCGAGCTCGGCGGATCCGACCCGTTCATCCTGCTCTCGACCGACGACCTGGATGCCGCGGTGCAGAACGCGGTGGATGCCCGCCTCGACAACAGCGGCCAGTCATGCAACGCCGCCAAGCGCTTCGTCGTCATCGACGAGCTCTACGAGCCGTTCCTGGAGAAGTTCACCGCCAAGCTCTCCGAGGTGGAGGCGAGCGACCCGACGAGCGAGGATTCGGCCCTCGGCCCGCTCTCATCGCTGAAAGCGGCGGAGAACCTCGACGAGCAGGTCAAGCGCGCTGTGGACAACGGCGCGAAGCTGGTGCGCGGCGGAGGCCGCAACGGCGCCTTCTTCGAGACGACGGTGCTCACCGACGTGACGCCCGACAACCCCGCCTCCAAGGAGGAGTTCTTCGGCCCGGTCGCCCAGGTGTACCGCGCGAAGGACGAGGACGACGCCGTGCGCATCGCCAACGACACCCCGTTCGGGCTCGGCTCGTACCTGTACACGACCGACAAGGAGCAGGCGTCGCGCGTCGCTGACCGCATCGAGGCCGGAATGGTGTTCGTCAACGTGGTCCTGGCCGACGGCGCCGAGCTGCCGTTCGGCGGCGTGAAGCGCTCCGGTTCGGGGCGCGAGCTGGGCCGGTTCGGTGCGGACGAGTTCGTCAACAAGAAGCTGATCCGCGTGGGGAACGACTGGTAA
- a CDS encoding FAD-dependent oxidoreductase, with the protein MTEPHILILGAGFAGFTLARDLRRDAAAHRVRLTVVEPEPYLTYKPLLPEVAGGETQSRDSVVPLRRPLKNAELVAGALQSVDTGARVAVVRTLDGTERAITYDHVVFALGAVTKTLPIPGLAETAIGFSSVEEAAYLRDHVLERIRFAAATGDAAERKRALTFVFVGGGYTGVEAIAELQRVAAAELDRYRELDGERMNWLLIEVAGRIAAELPEQLSAWTLRLLRKRGIQVLLHTEVKSCEHGDVVLSNGETHPTDTLIWVAGVTPNPVLDRADVPRGPKGHVQCNASLQAVRDDGTPLDGVWALGDDAQVPDLTAEKQPAYYPPNAQNAIRQARVLADNLRRSIAGESLTEYRHRSLGTLASYSGMRGAAVVRGIPLRGVAAWAVDKVYHAIALPSVSRRFLLILGWVGNGLTPRDAAPVGTVQEPRERFREAAAAQEKN; encoded by the coding sequence ATGACGGAACCGCACATCCTCATCCTCGGCGCAGGATTCGCGGGGTTCACCCTCGCGCGCGACCTGCGTCGCGACGCCGCGGCCCACCGGGTGCGCCTGACCGTCGTGGAGCCGGAGCCGTACCTGACGTACAAGCCGCTGCTGCCGGAGGTGGCGGGCGGCGAGACCCAATCGCGAGACTCGGTGGTGCCGCTGCGCCGCCCGCTCAAGAACGCTGAGCTCGTTGCGGGGGCGCTCCAGTCGGTGGATACCGGCGCCCGGGTCGCGGTCGTGCGAACCCTCGACGGCACCGAGCGGGCGATCACCTACGACCACGTCGTGTTCGCCCTGGGCGCCGTCACCAAGACATTGCCCATCCCTGGGCTCGCGGAAACAGCGATCGGCTTCTCCAGCGTCGAGGAGGCGGCCTACCTGCGGGACCACGTGCTGGAGCGCATCCGCTTCGCCGCCGCCACCGGCGACGCCGCCGAGCGGAAGCGGGCGCTGACGTTCGTGTTCGTCGGCGGCGGGTACACGGGCGTCGAGGCGATCGCGGAACTGCAGCGTGTCGCGGCGGCCGAACTGGACCGCTATCGGGAGCTCGACGGCGAGCGGATGAACTGGCTGCTGATCGAGGTCGCCGGCCGGATCGCTGCCGAGCTTCCCGAGCAGCTCTCCGCCTGGACGCTGCGGCTGCTGCGCAAGCGCGGCATCCAGGTGCTCCTCCACACCGAGGTGAAGAGCTGCGAGCACGGCGACGTCGTGCTCAGCAACGGCGAGACGCATCCCACCGACACGCTCATCTGGGTGGCCGGCGTCACCCCCAACCCGGTGCTCGACCGAGCGGATGTGCCGCGCGGCCCCAAGGGGCACGTGCAGTGCAACGCCAGCCTGCAGGCCGTACGCGACGACGGAACACCCCTCGACGGGGTGTGGGCGCTCGGCGACGACGCCCAGGTGCCCGATCTCACGGCCGAGAAGCAGCCCGCCTACTACCCGCCGAACGCACAGAACGCGATCCGCCAGGCGCGGGTGCTCGCCGACAACCTGCGACGGTCGATCGCCGGGGAGAGCCTGACCGAGTACCGTCACCGTTCGCTGGGGACGCTCGCCAGCTACAGCGGGATGCGCGGAGCCGCCGTGGTCCGCGGCATTCCCCTCCGCGGCGTCGCGGCCTGGGCTGTCGACAAGGTCTACCACGCGATCGCCCTGCCCAGCGTGTCCCGACGGTTCCTGCTCATCCTCGGCTGGGTCGGCAACGGCCTCACCCCACGCGACGCGGCGCCGGTGGGCACGGTGCAGGAGCCGCGGGAGCGGTTCCGTGAGGCGGCAGCCGCGCAGGAGAAGAACTGA
- a CDS encoding glucose 1-dehydrogenase encodes MDLHGKSVVVTGGNSGIGAAIVRSLAAAGAAVVIDYVSRPEDAADLVKDIVAAGGRAIGVEADVTTTAGIDKLIGTAVDEFGRLDAFVNNAGVEMRHSLLDVDEETFAKVMAVNLTSAVFGTQRAAKRFIQQGTGGVVVNVSSVHEDWPMPGNLSYCVSKGGMRMLTRTAGVELGPQGVRVVSVAPGAVDTPINAATMKDDALRQKLENSIPLRTVAEPSEIGDVVAFVISDAAKYMTATTVFVDGGIMHGSVGL; translated from the coding sequence GTGGACCTGCACGGAAAGAGCGTCGTCGTCACCGGCGGAAACAGCGGGATCGGGGCGGCGATCGTCCGCTCTCTGGCTGCAGCGGGAGCGGCGGTGGTGATCGACTACGTCTCGCGGCCGGAGGACGCCGCCGACCTGGTCAAGGACATCGTCGCGGCGGGCGGTCGCGCCATCGGAGTGGAGGCCGACGTCACCACGACCGCGGGTATCGACAAGTTGATCGGAACGGCGGTGGACGAGTTCGGGCGGTTGGACGCGTTCGTCAACAACGCGGGCGTCGAGATGCGCCACAGCCTGCTCGACGTGGACGAGGAGACCTTCGCCAAGGTGATGGCCGTCAACCTGACCAGCGCGGTGTTCGGAACGCAGCGCGCGGCGAAGCGCTTCATCCAGCAGGGAACAGGCGGGGTGGTCGTGAACGTGTCCTCGGTGCACGAGGACTGGCCGATGCCCGGCAATCTCAGCTATTGCGTGTCCAAGGGCGGGATGCGCATGCTCACGCGAACCGCAGGCGTCGAGCTCGGGCCGCAGGGCGTCCGGGTCGTGAGCGTCGCGCCCGGCGCGGTCGACACCCCCATCAACGCCGCCACGATGAAGGACGACGCGCTGCGGCAGAAGCTGGAGAACTCCATCCCGCTCCGAACGGTCGCCGAGCCGTCGGAGATCGGCGATGTCGTCGCGTTCGTCATCTCGGACGCGGCGAAGTACATGACGGCGACGACGGTCTTCGTCGACGGCGGCATCATGCACGGCAGTGTGGGGCTCTGA